aaaatttacaaaataaaatgttttatattcaaaaatatgtagGATTTTACTAGTTTTGGTAAAGGTTGTGAACCTAACCGGCTGCTGATCATAGCAGTATCGCGCCAGGTTATGTAGTTCTGTGAGCCTCATAGTATGTGGGTGTGAGAGGTTGTCCCACCACTCGGAACAGACCAAGTCAACTTGACCCACTCACCTCCCATACACAGTACATTTCAACAGAGCGTAGAAGGTGATGTGGGATTTTTAATAAttcctaaataataataactaaaaacttaattaactaatttaatcatgataataaataaaaaataatttaaataatggcCTAAATCAATTTAGAAATATCAAAAATCACTAATCAACCTAAacttatttataagtattattttaaaacataaagaataGAGATGTGAgtatgacattgaaaattttgCCTTGGGCTAACGATAGAGATGACATgagttaaaactgtttaaatgcAAGTTATAGGACTAATACTAATTGCTCAGGTCGACAATAAGGAACACATGAAATTGGGACATGCAGTCTTCCATAGACAGGAAGTGGTCTAGAGGAAATGTAACCACAACTTTCAGCAGCTGAAGAATTGTATTTTTTCTCATAATGTTGGTAAAGAGAATAgcatatagtataaatatatctCAGTGGGCATACAACAATTACatattaaacttgaaaattttactgaaacataaatatttgtacacaaaTGATCTTCTGTGATATCTGATTTCATTTACAAGCCATGAGATATTAGTACAGTGGGAAATACAGATAATGGATTAAAACAAGAAAtctattttagaataaattatgttaatataatattcatgtaAATGTGATTTAAGGAGCAgcattattatatattcaaacaatattaaCATGTTAATAATACCAAATACTTAATTAACTTAACATAAAAATGACGTATtcgtttaaattgtttgtatattttatcgaTACGTTACACATTTGGACATCATGACTGTTTTAACACTAGATCTTTACAAGAGTCTAACTGATTGGGAGTACAACTAGTACTGATGTAACATAGCGAAACATAATCTATTCTCCCAGAATACCCATGTAAATAGGGCACTAAATACAGATTATCTGCACTTGCATAAAAGTTGTCTACTCATATTTTGGCAATACTTTTTACCAGCTGTAGAAAATCAATCACAtagatatatatgtttatttatttattaagtaataacaaTGATTAAGTACAATACCATATGTCAACATTTAGTACTagaataataactatttaaaaagcCAATCTAGTCGGGTCCCTCTGCACGTTTCAGAAACAGCCACAGCAAATCTCATTGTCCTCATGTCACTCAAAGGAAAATTGgaaacattgtaaaaaaagtCCTGAGTAAACAAATTATGACGTTCTAAGTTCCTCCtagaatatttgtataacatttttgacatttatatttttgtaggtagtaaaatttaattttagataaatatagtcacattaagattattttttgaattttatatttttacatgaaaggTCCTGTTTCCATGAAAAAAAATCCTCGTATTATGAAATACTtgtagaaaaataacaaaaagaaattatttttgatagatttataattttgttaccattaatttatttaaaacctaggttttttttttttttttaaattttacaaactatcaTAAATTGGAagtgttgttaatttattaaaaaaaaaaaatagcaaataaataaaaaacattttaacagctACCTAAAACTGCACCAGATTTGCTTGTTTCAAACTGGGATTTacgttgaaaaataattaaaatattatgaataatctCCCCAAAACAAAGTCTTACTTTGATATCAAATAAATGTTTAGCAATCCTATTGGGATGTTTAGATTTCACTTAcagatttattttagaattggAACAATTGTTAATTGTCTTATTTGTTTATCATTATATTActggttataatttattattattgtatgtaatgaTAAAACATGCatacctatttaaaataataatttctttaattgcagttaataatgaCATGAATTGTATTGCAAAAGTTTAAACTATCACAATGAAGTACatcgttaaaatataattacatttctttattaacaaACTCTTTCTGAAGTTAGTAAGATGTAGGATATAGTGATtgaaaatatacagtaaataatgtaaaaattatacgCTGAAACCTTGACTATGCTGGCTGGTACCTTGTTAAAGAATTCAACAAGGCTAGCCAATTCATTGTTATCGAAACAAATGAATCTTTCAAACCTTAATTTACATCACCTATATACGTAAAGGTTTTAAGTAGtaacttttattcaatattaacatGTTACTGTGACCAAATGTCATAATCAACATCGTTGTGTCCcaaaatgttaagttttttaaGGTAATTTCCAGTACAAATTACTTTTCCTATTGCACAAGATATGTATGGAATTTGATCAAGCAGAGGGGCAGCAGGAAGGAGGGGGCAGGAGCAGCAGAGGCAGGAGGAGAGGGCAGGGCAGGGGGAGAAGGCAGCAGGGAGGGGGGGGCAGCCAGACAGGGCAGGGGTCAGGGGAGCAGGGCAGCAAGAGCAGGAGCAGCAGGGCATGGCAGGGAGAGAGCAAGGGGCAAAAGCAGAGGGCAGCAGGGGAGCAGGAGCAGAGAGCAGAGGGGGGGAGAAAGTAGGAATACAGGCAGGCACACAGGGAGAGGCACAGGACATCAGGGGAGAGCAGCAGCAGAGGAGCAGGCAAGGGGAGGCAGGGTGCAGCAGCAGGGGGGAGCAGCAGGGGGCAGGGGAGACAGTCAAGCAAGCAGAAGGGGGGATCAAGCACCAGCAAGAGGGGGAGAGACAGCACGGCAGGGGGGTCATGGGGAGGATGAGACAGCAGCAGGAGGGAGAGCAAGGAGGGGCAGGGCAGGCAGAGTGGCAGAGGGGGGCAGGAGCAGCAAGGCAGCAGGGAGTCAGGGGATATCAGGCAGAGGAAGGCAGGCAGGGCAGAGCAAAAGAGCAGGAGGGGGGGCAAGGCATCAGGGAACAGGGAGCAGCAGCAAGGCAGGGAGGCAAGGGAAGGGGGCAGATCAGGGGCAGGGGATGCAGGCAGAGGGAGGGAGGGAACAGGGGGAAACAGGAGCAGGCCAGAAACAATCAGCAGGGGCAGGGGAAGGCAGCAGGAGGAGGAGGAAGCAGAGGGGGAGGCAGGCACAGAGCAGGAGGAGAGAGGAGGGTAGCAGAGGGGCACAGGGGGGCAGGAGAGCAGGAGCAGCAGAGTCAGGAGCAGGGGCAGCAGGGTCAGGGCAAAGCAGGGAGAGCAGAGCAGACAGGGACAGCAGCAGCAAGGGAGAGCAGAGACAGCAGCAGGGGGGGCAGGGGGGCAGAGCAGGGGGCAGGCAAGGGAGCAGCAGGGCAGCAAGCAGGAGGGGAGGCGAGCAGAGAGGCAGGTCAGGGAGACATCAGCCGCAGGATCAGGAGGGCAAGGCATGCAGGAGCAGGGGCCGTATCAGGCAGATCAGGAGAGGGCAAGACGAGGCAGCAAAGGGGGGGAGATCAGAGGAGGTCAGCAGGCAGAGTAAGGATGGGAGAGGGGGGAGAGGGAGAGGCATGGGCACACAGCAGCAGGAGGAGCAGAACAAAGGGGGGGGCAGGCACACAGAGAGGCAGGGGGGAGCAGGAGCAGGGATCAGGGGGGGGGAGTGGGCAGGCAAGGGGCAGCAGGCAGCGCAGCCAGGGGGCAGGAGGGGCAGGAGGAGGAGGGGCAGGGAGGGGGAGGAGGGGAGGGCAGCAGCAGCAGCAGGGGGGGAGCAAGGAGTGGGACAGGGGCAACAGCAGGCAGGAGGAGGGAGGTGGGGGTCACAGGCAGCAGAGCAGGCAGGCAGGGGGAGCAGGGGGCCAGAGGAGGCCAGCGGCAGGCAAGGGGGAGGGGACAAGGGGGGGTGGGGCGAGTAGGGGCAAGAAGGGGCAGCAGGCAAGATCAGAGGGCAGCAAGAGCAAGAACAGAGCAGGGGGCAGAAGATCAAGAGCAGGCAAGAGCAGGGAAGGGGGGAGCAGGAGGGAGTCAGGAGGATATCAAGGAGCCAGCAGGAAGCAGGAAGAGAGAGAGGGCACAGGGAGGTCAGGCAGAGGGAAGGGTCAGAGGAGCAGGAGGAGGCAGCAAGCAGATCAGCAGGGGCAGAGTCAAGGAGCAGAGGGGAGAGCAGCAGGCAGTCAGGGCGGCAACAGGACAGCCAGAGGCAGGCAGAGCAGCAGCAAGGGGCAGAGCCAGAGGCAGCAAGCAGCAAGGAAATCAGGGGAGGGGAAAACAGGGGAGGAGGCATTGTGGGTGGGAGGGGAAGGGAGGCAGGACAGGAGTGAGCAGCAGCAGCAGGGCAGCAGAAGCAGGAAAGGGCAGAAGCAGGGGGAGGGGAGGAAAGGGGCATCAGGAGGGACAGGGACAGAGGCAGGCAGCAGGGGGGAGGAGGCAGGAGGGGGGGAGAGGGGTCAGGGAGAGTGGGGCAAGGGGCAGCAGCAGGCAGAGAGGCAGGGGCAGCAGGCAGGGCTAGGCAGGTCAGGGGGCAGAGCAGACACGCAGGAGAACAGAAGGCAGTGGGGGCAGGCAGACAGGGAAGGCAGGAAGAGCAGGAGAGAAAGAGGCAGAGTCAGAGAAAGAGAGGGGGGGCCACAGCAGAGCACAGGGCAGAGGGGGGAGGCAGGGAGGGAAGAGAGAATAGCAGGGGCAGGAGTGCAGAAGGACAGAGGGGAAGAGCAGGTCAAGGAAGCATCAGACAGGGGGGAGGCAGCAGGCAGGAGGTGGGAGGTACAGACGGGGGAGGCAAAAGCAGAGCAAGCAGGCAATGAGCAGGGGAGAGCAGGCAAGGGAGGGCCAGCAGGGAGAGGGCACAGGAAGAGGCAGGGGTCAGATCAGGAGAAGGGGGAGGGGTCAGGCAGGGAGATCAGTGAGCAGAGCAGAGGGGCACAGGGGGAAGGAGGGAGGCAGGAAGACAGGAGGGAAGCAGGGAAAGGTCAGAGGGGGCAGCAGCAGAGCAGAAAGAGAGAAGACAGAGGCAGCAGGGCAGCAGGGAGAGACAGGAGGCAGCATGCAGCAGGAAGACAGCAAGGGGAGGGGGGCAGAGGGAAGGAGGGAGGCAGCCAAGCAGCAAAGAAGGCAGCAGGGCAGCAGCAGAAGGGCAGAGGGCAGGAGGCCAGAGCAGGTGTCCGTGCAGGGCAGGGGGGGGCAAGCAGGGTGGCAGAGGCAAGACAGGCAGGGGGGCAGCAGGGAGGCAGGGGGGACAGGAGCAGGGGAGAGGAGGAAGCAGAGGCAGAGGCAGAAGGTGCAGGGGGACCTCAGAAGCAAGGAGAGTCAAGGGCAGAGGGAGCAGGGGGCACGCAGAGGGGCATGGGCCAGGGCAAGAGCAGGCAGGCAGGGGAGATCAGGGGCAAGGAGCAGATCAGGGCAGCAGCAACAGGAGAGCAGAAGGCAAGGAGGGATCAGCAGGGCAGCAGCAGGGCAGGGGACCAAGAAAGAAAAGGGCAGGGAGGCAAGTCAGCAGAGGAATCAGG
This genomic stretch from Homalodisca vitripennis isolate AUS2020 unplaced genomic scaffold, UT_GWSS_2.1 ScUCBcl_7028;HRSCAF=14530, whole genome shotgun sequence harbors:
- the LOC124374027 gene encoding hornerin-like, coding for DLQHENFLDAIIVIAALNLKNASSLQKHRYVGVRGCPTTRNRPSQLDPLTSHTQYISTERRSRGAAGRRGQEQQRQEERAGQGEKAAGRGGQPDRAGVRGAGQQEQEQQGMAGREQGAKAEGSRGAGAESRGGEKVGIQAGTQGEAQDIRGEQQQRSRQGEAGCSSRGEQQGAGETVKQAEGGIKHQQEGERQHGRGVMGRMRQQQEGEQGGAGQAEWQRGAGAARQQGVRGYQAEEGRQGRAKEQEGGQGIREQGAAARQGGKGRGQIRGRGCRQREGGNRGKQEQARNNQQGQGKAAGGGGSRGGGRHRAGGERRVAEGHRGAGEQEQQSQEQGQQGQGKAGRAEQTGTAAARESRDSSRGGRGAEQGAGKGAAGQQAGGEASREAGQGDISRRIRRARHAGAGAVSGRSGEGKTRQQRGGDQRRSAGRVRMGEGGEGEAWAHSSRRSRTKGGAGTQRGRGEQEQGSGGGSGQARGSRQRSQGAGGAGGGGAGRGRRGGQQQQQGGSKEWDRGNSRQEEGGGGHRQQSRQAGGAGGQRRPAAGKGEGTRGGGASRGKKGQQARSEGSKSKNRAGGRRSRAGKSREGGSRRESGGYQGASRKQEEREGTGRSGRGKGQRSRRRQQADQQGQSQGAEGRAAGSQGGNRTARGRQSSSKGQSQRQQAARKSGEGKTGEEALWVGGEGRQDRSEQQQQGSRSRKGQKQGEGRKGASGGTGTEAGSRGEEAGGGERGQGEWGKGQQQAERQGQQAGLGRSGGRADTQENRRQWGQADREGRKSRRERGRVREREGGPQQSTGQRGEAGREERIAGAGVQKDRGEEQVKEASDRGEAAGRRWEVQTGEAKAEQAGNEQGRAGKGGPAGRGHRKRQGSDQEKGEGSGREISEQSRGAQGEGGRQEDRREAGKGQRGQQQSRKREDRGSRAAGRDRRQHAAGRQQGEGGRGKEGGSQAAKKAAGQQQKGRGQEARAGVRAGQGGASRVAEARQAGGQQGGRGDRSRGEEEAEAEAEGAGGPQKQGESRAEGAGGTQRGMGQGKSRQAGEIRGKEQIRAAATGEQKARRDQQGSSRAGDQERKGQGGKQDRESGGAAGQGERGESGRAGGGQAKQGGRVSRSGEPSYQGRQGQQQQEGWGRGVKQPGRGRAAEGARQQQGRGAEVISREARGAGVQGRRQEITQGDSREGSTRREARETGEHAGAGACRARQQAERGGAEGSREEQQAGTTGRSRVSRQGQAAGRLRERSRGRARRMKGGQQQGRRQHKGVRDQAARGSSRAAQEGTEGRGKGEEEGENSRQAAGIMISSSRSSREAGRQGGRKKRGMGRRRHRQRQGRTEWGGGQHTCQVREGRKGRQGFRSRRTGRAGSRGRGHRAGRHIGDKGRTEAAAEGGGQRGGAKEGRQDRGAGQEVQGGRAEKDSRGQQWENRKQRSEGTRGSKGGRIRARKRQRRGAPAGEGREEGEGGAGGGEAAKGRTGGKGTEEAASSNGGGSTRGAGRQAGEKRGAAGGRSRQQGGNRTGPQHGSKAGSSREGRAGRAEGGREGERTTQRAKAQERIEPGGGKQHDSEHGAGRQGRRERGEDRGAAARGQQGEQGGRAGRGSMRKGVHQESMQREQSMQGAQSAGREREAEGGQVGQEGGTGQGGQRQARRGAGEKQAKGRAGRAAQREAGGREVRRAGSREEQGGRQEVGERGRKGGAEEAGGDSSRRAGKGAEGAEQRQRQDQQKGHPEQGQEEGSSGKERISRAVQKGQRAGGRARSRVQQGEAGQQQAAEQRGGRGGGKSRSRGSGEGGSRGGGGREGRQMEAESREGADQESRGKRGA